One Staphylococcus simiae genomic region harbors:
- a CDS encoding DUF456 domain-containing protein translates to MMLILWLLITSCFILVFIGLIKPLIPSVLVLWIGFIIYQFGFHNGHLSWIFYVSMTIFTILILLADFLMNRYFVNRFGGSKLGEYAALVGIIIGCFVLPPFGIIIIPFICVFIVELLQGIEVTTALKISFGSIVAFLASSFAQALIMLIMIVWFIIDAVLIN, encoded by the coding sequence ATGATGCTTATATTATGGCTATTAATTACCAGTTGTTTCATTTTAGTATTTATAGGTTTAATCAAACCACTCATCCCTTCAGTTTTAGTATTATGGATAGGATTTATAATCTATCAATTCGGTTTCCATAATGGGCATTTATCATGGATTTTTTATGTATCTATGACTATATTTACGATTTTAATATTACTAGCTGATTTCTTAATGAATCGTTATTTTGTTAATCGATTTGGAGGTTCAAAGTTAGGTGAGTATGCTGCGTTAGTAGGTATTATCATAGGATGTTTTGTACTTCCACCATTTGGCATTATCATTATTCCTTTTATTTGTGTTTTTATTGTTGAATTACTGCAAGGTATTGAAGTAACTACAGCGTTGAAAATAAGTTTTGGTTCAATTGTGGCTTTTCTAGCGAGTAGTTTTGCCCAAGCATTGATAATGTTAATAATGATTGTATGGTTTATTATAGACGCAGTTTTGATCAATTAA
- a CDS encoding DUF1129 family protein, which produces MKSTAQLTKENNVKSLRLSNTDREIFENYMTYVRSDFRVNPYDTELMINKILKQLLSAEQHGLLALDFFNHDPKAHAKKELKALPNETFRNIFKYIFQHIILLIGIVSFLKGFLGFFMEKNGATLYLYAFPFSVLIGLIIVYLFIWISCKTIQLQCFNNSNWVWIFTYLVIILLIVGFFYVFFIPQSLLAFGPHVKVSNWLFILLSFIIIPLGLYIENHVINKHTNTFL; this is translated from the coding sequence ATGAAAAGTACTGCTCAATTAACAAAAGAAAATAATGTTAAATCTTTAAGATTAAGCAATACAGATAGAGAAATTTTCGAAAACTATATGACATATGTGCGTTCTGATTTTCGTGTAAATCCATATGATACAGAATTGATGATAAATAAAATTCTCAAACAACTATTAAGTGCCGAACAACATGGTTTATTAGCTTTAGACTTCTTCAATCACGATCCTAAAGCACATGCCAAAAAAGAATTAAAAGCTTTACCAAATGAAACTTTCAGAAATATTTTTAAATATATTTTTCAACATATCATTTTACTTATTGGTATTGTTAGTTTTTTAAAGGGCTTTTTAGGCTTTTTCATGGAGAAAAATGGCGCAACTTTATATTTATATGCCTTTCCCTTTTCTGTATTGATTGGATTAATTATCGTCTATTTATTTATCTGGATAAGTTGCAAGACGATTCAATTACAATGCTTTAATAATTCAAATTGGGTATGGATATTTACCTACTTAGTTATCATCTTATTAATCGTAGGGTTTTTTTATGTCTTTTTCATACCTCAATCTTTACTAGCTTTTGGACCACATGTAAAAGTAAGTAATTGGCTATTTATTTTATTATCTTTTATCATTATTCCGCTTGGATTATACATTGAAAATCATGTGATAAATAAGCATACTAATACTTTTTTATAA
- a CDS encoding GNAT family N-acetyltransferase, translating to MREINISESDYLWHMATIQEHMLDKFEAHYHASSLSIALRYEMIVSRLQNDKDKIYIIEEHQQLIAFIWAHLDKVTMNVQIEMLYVNEWYRSRGLATQLKKQVEQWGIEHHAKQISGTINSTNEDMIALNNHLGYDVSHVIMTKHLT from the coding sequence ATGCGAGAAATCAATATATCAGAAAGTGATTATTTATGGCATATGGCAACGATACAAGAACATATGCTAGACAAGTTTGAAGCCCATTACCACGCTTCATCTTTAAGTATTGCTTTAAGATATGAAATGATAGTTTCAAGATTGCAAAATGACAAAGATAAGATATACATCATTGAAGAACATCAACAACTTATAGCATTTATTTGGGCACATTTAGACAAAGTGACAATGAACGTACAAATTGAAATGTTATATGTAAATGAATGGTATCGTAGTAGAGGTTTAGCTACACAATTAAAAAAACAAGTTGAACAATGGGGTATAGAACATCATGCAAAACAAATCTCAGGCACAATTAATAGTACTAATGAAGATATGATTGCATTGAATAATCATTTAGGCTATGACGTAAGTCATGTCATTATGACAAAACATTTAACATAG
- a CDS encoding SA0632 family lipoprotein, whose product MTKYIVIVLSAMLLLAGCGKSQEKVSLEKEINSLQKENKKLKEKKDKLTKEKDKLDDKQKELEKEVNGLSSVDSSSEEDPSKDDNVSSNKDNDKQHTKTHKSNKEGSKQQQYKDKN is encoded by the coding sequence ATGACAAAATATATTGTAATTGTTCTTTCGGCAATGTTGCTATTAGCTGGTTGTGGTAAAAGCCAAGAAAAAGTATCTTTGGAAAAGGAAATTAATAGTCTACAAAAGGAAAATAAAAAGTTAAAAGAGAAGAAAGATAAATTAACAAAAGAAAAAGATAAACTTGATGACAAACAAAAAGAGCTTGAAAAAGAGGTTAACGGATTATCATCAGTTGATTCTAGTTCAGAAGAAGATCCATCTAAAGACGACAATGTATCATCTAACAAAGACAATGATAAACAACATACTAAAACACATAAATCTAATAAAGAAGGTTCTAAACAGCAACAGTATAAAGATAAGAACTAA
- a CDS encoding GNAT family N-acetyltransferase, with translation MIYAETEHLILRDWQESDLLPFQQMNANYQVRKYFPSLLSYRRSELDLRTMDNMIKDHGIGLFAVEYKANRQWIGFIGLNYIPDYSDYPFSELPLYEIGWRLLPEYWGQGLATEGAQAVINLAREHHIGDIYSFTAQANQASIRVMEKLGMHYYDHFELPELSKYHPLKRQVRYYLKLTSL, from the coding sequence ATGATTTACGCTGAAACTGAACACTTGATTCTAAGAGATTGGCAGGAAAGTGATTTACTACCATTTCAACAAATGAATGCCAATTATCAAGTGAGAAAATATTTTCCGAGTCTATTAAGCTATAGAAGGTCAGAGCTTGATTTAAGAACAATGGATAATATGATTAAAGACCACGGCATTGGTTTGTTTGCTGTTGAGTATAAAGCTAATCGACAATGGATTGGCTTTATCGGTTTGAATTATATACCAGATTATAGTGACTATCCATTTAGTGAATTACCATTATATGAAATTGGATGGAGATTATTACCTGAATATTGGGGGCAGGGCTTAGCTACTGAAGGTGCACAAGCTGTGATTAATTTGGCAAGGGAACATCATATTGGTGACATTTATAGTTTTACAGCTCAAGCTAATCAAGCGTCTATTAGAGTTATGGAAAAGTTAGGAATGCATTATTATGACCATTTTGAATTACCAGAACTTAGCAAATACCATCCACTTAAACGACAAGTGAGATATTACTTGAAATTGACATCATTATAG